Genomic window (Vidua macroura isolate BioBank_ID:100142 chromosome 3, ASM2450914v1, whole genome shotgun sequence):
AGCTGCTACTCTgtgtggttttggttgttttggttttgctattttattGCACTTCTGAAAGTAAACAAAGCGCTAATTTCACTACTTATTTCCCTTACTTATTTTATGTGAATCAGCACTGATGGAAAACTAAGGAGGTTATCAAAGGACTGAAAGCAGAATATTTCTttgtcaggagctgtgctcaATCAAAACAGGTTCAGCACATCTGACTTTGTGATAGCTTAGTATGTCATCTTCCTTTATgttgtgtctcacctgtgtggCAGTGGGTTGCAGGCAGAGTCTGTGCCAGATTTATATGAGAAAGATGCAATATTGAATAGGTCCTTAATTAGATCCTTAGTTAGAATAGATCCTGGGTCAGGTTGCTTTTGGAGGGCATGGAGCAGTGTTAAATGGGCTTATTGCAGCTCAGGTGTGGGCACTGAGGTTAGCCAGACTGAAAGGAGTATGGCCTAAATGCCTCGCAACTGTCCAAGACATATTTGTTCCAGCAGTGCAATTTTATGAATATTAATGTCCTAATTGCCTTGGCTGCCATCTCCTGGCATGTAACTTGCCCATGGACATTTGTAAGTGGTTATGTGTGCAGCAGGGTTCACCAAAAGACTCCTGTTTGCTGTAGGAAGGCACAAACACCAAACCATAGAGTTGGAGAGCAGTATGTAGCATGGCCTGAGAGGGGCTGACTCATTTAATGACACCACAAGAACAGCCAGCAGGAAGCATGACTGCTTATCTCCTTTCTTGCATTGAGTTTTAACATAAAATTTTGTGTGATCAGCTGGATATTGTTCATGACAAAACATGATGTACAACTCAAGAGTACAGGAACCTTTTCCTTAGAAATATTACCAAAAGAAATGGCGAATGCAAGGGGTATGGGTAAAGCAGTGTTTGTGTGTGGGTGAGACTTCTGTGGCGATCTAAAGAGAACAAGATTTGAAGGAAAGGAGACTCTGGGAGAATTGGGTCAATCTCTTTCTAGCTGTAATTGGAAGAATCCTTCTCTGACAGTTTTTAACATGCACAAGGAATTATGAACTAGAGGGTAACAAATATCTAGTAACTTCTACCATGGTGGAGATGCAGTGCATTAGAGCTGGGCATGAGCATTAGAATATTAAATCACTCCATTGGTGTATGTGCTGAGTGTGTTTAAGAATCACTTCAGActggaaatggggggaaaaggagttgtttttttccagaagcaaAGATTGACCATGAGCTGACTTATCTTGtgaactttaaattttttttctcagttgtcCTTGAAAATAAACCttgttttcctgcctgcagTGGCCTTAAGCAGAGTGCCAAATTCTGGCATGTGAAAAGGAGGCACAATCTTAGGTTGATTGCACCTCATACTTGAGAAGGAAGTATCTGCCTGGCTAGAATTAGCTGTggtttttaaaatcaagttgAGTTTGAGGCTTACCTTCCTCTCACGTGATTgatctttaaatgaaaattcagcAAAAGTATCTGTATGTTAAAGTCCCAATCCATATTCTGTTTGGTTCCAGATGGTGAACTGGGTACCACTACCCCTTCTTTGCGTTTCAGCAAGACCTGCCTAAAGAATGTTTTTTCAGTAATACTCCTGTTTATTTATCTGCTGCTCATGGCTGTAGCTGTGTTCCTTGTCTACCAAACCATCAGTGACTTCAGGGAGAAGCTCAAGCACCCAGTAATGTCTGTCACTTACAAGGAAGTGTCCTTGTATGATGCACCTGGTAAGAGCACTAACAAGTAAAATGGGTTAAATTCTTGTTCGTGTTTTTCTTggattgttttaaatttttggtGTTCATTCTTTAGAGTCCAGAGTGCATATAATACTTGACCCAGGTCTTTCATTTCCTCACTTTAGGTTAAAAAGTTGTATTGACTTTGCACAGAAATGATAACATTTTACAGGAGATTTTTGGGAGCTCTTGTGCCAATAACATGAATGGCAGAAGCTGTGGAGAATTACGCAACATTTCATAGATAAGAAGTGTTTTCAGGCTCTAAAATGAGTCCTCTTTTAAGGGAGAAAGATAATTCCTTTTGGAGATATTCCCCAAACTGTATCATTCAAACAGAGTAACACATAGCATGTGTATCAGGAGCTCAGTGCTGCACTGGGCACTGAGATGCCATTCACAGTAAAGAAGGTGAATTTCTCAAACCAACCACAAAATAACCACAATGCCACTTTCTACTTCCACCCTGCCTTGTTTACAACATGGTATTACATCAGTAGGCAATGAAAATATGATGTGACTGCAGGGAGCAATGTTGGCACAAaaatgcagcgtggcagcagAAACTGTTGCAGTTTGCAGGAGGAATTGCTCCACAGGAGCATTTTTGAATAGTGAGTTCTGTTgttattattctttttaattgtcTAGTAGCCATTCATAAGTAAAGCCATGGTAGCAAATGCAGTTCAGTCAGTCATCAGTGAGTTTCCAGTTTAACAATAACACTTCTGTTTGAAGTGTTACCACATTTTCCAAATACCCACTTCAGTAGTTGTGGCTGAAAGGTGTTTGAGTTGTTGCCATATTACTGTAGTTGTTTTTCTCTATGGCCAGTTAGCCCAGCTTTGGAAGTAGTGCCTTATGTTTGGACCATATGAATCTGACTTAAGGAGAAAGCAAACtcaagcttttcttctttttttctttttttttttttttttttttttctcatgtgaaCTTTTCATCcagcaacaggaagaaaataagcaGATTTTAAATAAGCAGAGCAGCATACGTATAAATCCAAAAGTATTGTTGGGAATCCCTGGATATCAGAGAACCTAAATCAATGTAgtcctttattttattgctcTATTAAAATTATGAGATAGCAAGTTGCAAGCATGGAGCTCTGAAGGAAGGAGTAAAGCATTTGATATATGCTGAGTGCTTTGACATCTCACATTTTGGTGGGCAGATCATCTCAGCTGTGAGTTAATTATATCTAATCAAtcatactcttttttttttttttaagttggaCTAGATTATCTTCCAGCAAACTTGTTTCCAATAATGAATATGGCATAGGTGGTGTAAAAGGATTTTGATGTTTGGCTCTTGTATTTTGCTAGCCTTCCAAAGCTGAGGTAGCTGAGGTAGCTTGAATGTGCTGTTGGACTGAAACGGGAGGTTTATGGCATATGTGTGTTTCCATCCAGGTGGAGTAGTTGCCTGCCCTACCCAGTGCTGTAAATAATAAGGGATGGCAGCAGTTAGTGCATATTTGatggctttgatttttatgATGATGTCACATTCAGTTAACAGAAGATGCTGTATTCTGAAGAGCATCTTTTCACTTCTATTAGCTCAGCCAGTGATCTTTGATCTGTCGTGTATTGTATGTACATTTTTTCCAATTATCACTTGATGTGTTAAATGTTAATATCTGAAAACTAAAGCACTACATGTCCCATTTGATGACCCCTAACATATTTTACAGATTCATCTGGGGTTGAGAGGGACTGATGGATTAGCTGCTGGTTTGTGGGAAAACTAGGGAAACTTGGTAGCTTCTATGAACCTTGAACTGTTGTAACAGAATATGaaccctgatttttttcaatgcaTCGTGGGGGTTTTGTCCTGCTCCAGAAAAATGTGGAAGTGCATGGTTTAATTTGATTGTTTTGTAGCATCTTAAAGATAGCTCAGTATCCAGTGGGATTAAATTCCAGAATGAAAGTCTATGTCCTCAGGAAGGAAATCAGTGCTCTCCaatgttttttctccccataCAGGTATTGCCTTTTACCCAGGCAAGGCTCGGCTGCTTAGCTGCAAACATCATTACTACGATCACATTCCACCTCTGATAAATCCAGGTCAGCCAGGAGACATTGAATGCACCACTCAGAGGATCAACTACACAGATCCTTTTACTAATCAAACTATGGTAATAACAATATAATAAAACAAAGCTCATTCAGTGTGGGGTTTCTGCTCATAAGCTTGTTGGAAAGTAAAAGTATGTACTACGTGCTCTAAAAACATCCTTGCttctggtttggattttttgtaaGCCATAtgtcattttgttttctcaaatGTAAAAGACCCCAGTCAGTGTATATATGTGTTATGGAAGATCAGCCGTCCTGTGGGTGTGTGCAGCACAAAATCCTTAATGGGATAAATTAAGGAATTTTTTACAGTGAAGCTCTCACTTCATTCTTCTCCTAAATGAACTGGGAAGAATTTTCCTTGATATTGTAAACCTAGCTTTGATTGAAAGCAGTATCAGTATCCATTAAAGGAGGATAGTTAATCTCTCTTTTTATGTTTGCTGGGAATTCATACatgaattcctgctgggaattaCATACCATGTTTGTCACACTTGGAAGAATCTTAAATGGGCACCAAGTGTTTCATTACACTGGAATGCTTTGAGCCAGCAAGGTGGGTACACTGAGGAGTTGATAGTCTGTCTTAAACTGCCTTAGAAGTGCAGGAAAGCTTGCTTTTGTGTAAACAAATGTCCAAAATGCACAAATGACCATATCTAATacttaaatattaatatttaaacactGAATCTTGATGTAAAGACCTcctttttaaactaaaaggaGGGACTGAAGTGGCATTCTTGTTAGGTATTTTAATAGATGTGTACTTACTAGCAGCCTAACTCTCTGTAGCAGCCtaaactctgtgtgtgtgtgtgtgtgtgtgagatttCTACAGAGTATTAGTGCCAGATGGCAAATTAATGAACAGAAAATGAGGATTCCTTTGCTCCTCTCACCATCTCTGTTTGCTTACAGAAGTATGCTTTGGTTGTTCAAGGCCCTCGTGATGTGAAGAAAAGGGAACTGGTGTTTTTGCAGTTCCATTTAAATGAAACAGACCAAGATTTTAGTGCCATTGACTacctgctgttttcttccttccaagaGTTCGTCAGCAGGTATGTGAAGTGGGGATGAGCCTGTGGCTGCATTGAACTTGCTGTCACAATACTTGTGAAATCAGGGCTTTTCCAGAAAAATCCAGGCAGgcttttatgatttttaaaaaatgtttggagCATGTTGATGCTCTTTAATGTCTTTGTTTACTAATCTgacctttaaaaatgtattgagGGCTTTTTCAGTGACAAAAACTGTTCTTCAGCTGTGCTTAAACCATTTGTTGCTGCACTTTCT
Coding sequences:
- the PACC1 gene encoding proton-activated chloride channel — its product is MEVHEDSSSVILPDGELGTTTPSLRFSKTCLKNVFSVILLFIYLLLMAVAVFLVYQTISDFREKLKHPVMSVTYKEVSLYDAPGIAFYPGKARLLSCKHHYYDHIPPLINPGQPGDIECTTQRINYTDPFTNQTMKYALVVQGPRDVKKRELVFLQFHLNETDQDFSAIDYLLFSSFQEFVSSPEKAKFMKDCESSYSSWKFSGGFRTWVKMSLVKTKEEDGSETVEFKQETSVVNYIDQRTNPRSDQLFFVVFEWKDPFIQTVQDIITANPWNMIALLCGIFLALFKAADFAKLSVKWMIKIRRRHLKRTRQVTNHIS